In Drechmeria coniospora strain ARSEF 6962 chromosome 03, whole genome shotgun sequence, the DNA window TTCCGCCAGTCGCCCCGGATGATGCGACCGGTGCCAGTGAGTGAGCAACCTCGAGTCTGGCGGAAACGGTGCTAACATGTGGCATCTTGTAGAAGGAAGACCAGGCCGGTATGTGATGTGTGATAGGCGATTGACGAAGCCGTCCCGGCATCCAGGCGCCGAATGAACTGACAGTAAAGAAGGCCATACCATCTCCCAGCGGTTGCGCAAGCTCAAGCAGATTCCCGCCGAGCTGATCCCCCTTGGTATTCAGTGCCTATCCAGATTCGTCTATATTCGATGGCTAATCCCTATTAGCCGTTGTTGTTGGCTTTGCCATCTTCGCTGCCGGATACTCGACCATCCGGAAATTCTATGTGGACAAGAACCTTCGATTGTCCAGGCAGGGTCCTGCCAGCCGAGCGGATCACTAAGTGTGCCAAGGAGACCAATATATGCCAAATGCTCTTTTCATTCGCTTTTCCGCGGCAGTGGGATGGTGTATATTTCTAGAAGAGAAGCAAACCTTGATATGAATAATCCGAATGCGCCATGAACTCCTGACGTGACCACCAGCGTAGTCCTTCGCCTTCAATGCTACCGCGACATATTCGCTATGCAAGACACTCGATGAAGACCACACGAAATTCAGCACGCATTCCTTCCTATGCCGGCTTTGGACCAGCCACATCTAGTCCTTCCAGTCCCTGCATAGGATCCGGCCCGGCACTGTCCACGGGCATTTCCGGACCGACCTGTTCGCCAGCATGTTCCGCCAGCCACCCCTCCTGCGATAACCAAGTCAGCGGCTGCTTCAAGAAAAGAATGCGTCCAAGTTATTTACCTGCTCCCAGAGGGCTTTTTTGCTGCCCAAcccctcctcggcgctcTTTGGCGCCCTCGCTTGCGAAACCTTTAGGATCCTACCGAAAAACTCGGATTGATTCATGTTGTCAATGGCCTCCTTGGCATCTTCAGCGTCTTCAAATTCGACGTAAGCGAAGCCTCGATGTGCGCTCTCGGAGTCTCTCGAGTCAGGCTTTGGCATTTGTACGTCGACAATCTCACCAAACGGGATGAAGGCATCGAGCACCTGGCTACTCGTCACCATGGCTGCCAGGCCTCCAACATGAACCGTGGCTTTCCAACGAGCTGCATCTGCCATTTTGAAAGAAGTCTAAATGAAGAATGGTACCGTCTTGGCTATTTGACTTCGTTTCGGACTTGAATGAAATCCTCCAGTATGAGTATTACAGCTTCGTCGAGCCATTCGCTTTCACCACATGAATCGTTGACTAGGCGGGGATAAGCCAATAGCTTGAAGAGGCGAGCTATCACGTGATAGCGCTCTGCATTTGGCCTTGAAGCGCACGGACGCCCCAGCAGCCAGAGCTGTCAGAAGCGTGACCAAGCTGGCTGCAATCTGGCATCATAGCTTGCTCGTTATCTTCAACGTGCCCATTCTGGCTCAACAGTGCTGCACGGTTTCACATAACTCTACCGGCTGGAACTACGGGCTGATCCCAATTAGTCGCCCATGTTCAGCCGTGATATCTAGCTAAAACAACACCGCGGATTTCAGCCCTTCC includes these proteins:
- a CDS encoding peptidyl prolyl cis-trans isomerase Cyclophilin; translation: MADAARWKATVHVGGLAAMVTSSQVLDAFIPFGEIVDVQMPKPDSRDSESAHRGFAYVEFEDAEDAKEAIDNMNQSEFFGRILKVSQARAPKSAEEGLGSKKALWEQEGWLAEHAGEQVGPEMPVDSAGPDPMQGLEGLDVAGPKPA